The nucleotide window ATGGCCTGGAGATGTGATGGCATGAAGGACTGTGATGATGGCAGTGATGAGACTAAATGTGAGTATTAATGCATCACAAAAAACAGACTACCCCCCCCTGATACCATGTTTCATGTCTTGATGTCTGCTCTGTCAACTATAGTAATGTATCCCAGAACAATGCTGCAGTTGTATGTAGAATTCTGACCTTCATTGAAGTGTAAAATCTACACTAATGAGTCACAATGCAGCTGATTGGTGCAAAAGGAAAAAGTTATATTAATAGGTACATAAGCAAGTGGTCACTcagtttttccttcatttcagtCAACTGAGACATTCAGCTACATGTAAAACCAGGAAAGACATTTCTCATGAGAGCTAAAATCGTAACTTTTCAATAATGGTGGTTTTCCTTTGTGAAATTGTCGCTGAATACTTGTAAAAACTGTGCACACCAGGTGAGATGGTGCCGTGTCTTCCTCACCAGTTCCAGTGTGGAAGTCGTGAGTGCCTGGAGCCGTCCCTGGTGTGTAACGGCATGACCAACTGTGCAGATGGCTCAGACGAAGGAGGCAGCTGCCAGATAAACTGTGCAGAGAAAGATGAGAGGCGCTGCTCCCAGAGCTGCTACAACACGCCGCAGGGACCGGTGAGAACCCTGTATACAGTATTAACATGCAGATTTTAATTCGTCAACTTCACGCAATCACAGCCTGTCTGAGGGGAAAGGTAAATGCATTAGAGACTGtgactttaacaataaaattaaGCTTCTTATCTTTCTTAAACTTTTTGTACAAAACTAGTACGCAGTAATGTGTACTCCCAAAACATCTCACTTTCTGTGTAGCGTTGTAGCTGTTCAGCAGGATACAGGCTCATGGAGGATGGGATGACGTGTGCTGATGTTGATGAGTGTGAAGGCCTGAGCTCAGGTGTGTGCAGTCAGCTGTGCATCAACACTCCTGGCTCCTACAGATGTGACTGTCACCCAGGCTACATAATGGAGGCAGATGGACACCACTGCAAGATCACAGGTAAAATCCTTTCAGAAGTTGCAGTACACTGAATTATAGTCGCAATGTGAAGAAGAAATCTTGCAGCTGAGAGGAATAATCTGACATTGATAAAATAAATTTTCGTACCGGGTGTTGGATGAGAATTTATACCAAAACATGTAggtttaaatatgaagaaacaGCCAGGAGACAATTGGCTTAGCATAAAGATTGTAAGCAGAGGGGAAACGGCTAGCCTGGCTCAACACAATTCTTCTACCAGCCCCTCTAAGACTAAAATTAATCTTGGAGATATGTATttccaaaaatatgaaatgttccAGTGTAAGCACATGGTCCCTTATCTACACACTTCTAACAgttctgttaaatgtttttatttaaatatgtttggtccctttaaataaatgcaacaaCTGACATTATCCTTACTTTAATTGACTCCATCTATAATCTCTTCTCGACCCTCAGGTGAACCCTACCTGTTGTCGTCGGTCCAGACAGACCTGATTGTGTTTGGACTGCGCAGTGGCAGCATGGATATGTTGTCCTCCACTGCCAAGAAGGCCATCCTGTCTGTGGATTACGACTGGAGGGGGCAGAGGGTCTTCTGGGTCAGTCTGGACACTGGGAGCATCAGATGGTCCTCGATGGACCAGAAAAACACAGGGACGCTGATTAAAGGTTGGTGTGGTTGAGAGTATTGCAGGTGACTGCATCAAGTAGAGGGCACAGAGGAAGAAGTATTCACTGTACATTCGTTTCTGCAGGCGTGCGAGCTGATTCTGTAGCTGTGGACTGGCTCGGCAGGAACTTGTACTGGATTGACGGGGTGAACAGTAAAATTGTTGCCATCAGACTTGCCACAGGCACTGCAAAATCACAGGACCAGACTGTCATCCTGGATGAAGACCTGGATCAGCCCCGCTCTCTGGCCCTGCTGCCACAAAAAGGGTCTGTACGAATTTATTTCAATTAGCATTGTTTTGCGatgttaatgtaaaataacCTAAGATCAGTATTCAAAGACTATCATTTTTCCACCAGGCTGATGTTCTGGACAGAGATCGGTACTGTAGTGAAGATCGAGCGGGCCGGGATGGATGGCTCCGAGAGGGTGGCAGTGGTGAACTCCAGTCTTGGCTGGCCTGGTGGTGTGGCTGTGGACACCAGCTCTGACAGAGTCTATTGGACGGATGAAAGACTTGGAGCAATTGGATCTGCAACGTTTGATGGAGATGATATCCGGGTAAACCAATCTGAGAGTGATGCTCTCATGttatcagttttctgtgttttaacaaTAATTTAACAATTTTTTGCATTGTTTCATATGCATCCAACAAATCTTGCTACAGAACTTTCCTCACTTAAACtcaaataacagtaaaataaatgtgcCATGTAAAAATATCCCTTTCAGATCTTGCAGATGAAAGAGACCTCCAGCCCATTCTCACTGGCAGTGTTCAATGACATGCTCTACTGGTCTGATGCCAAAAAGCGAGTTGTCCAGGTTGCTCATAAAATCTCTGGCAAACGCCATCAGGTTCTCctgaaaagacaaagacagcCTTTTGGCGTGAAGGTGAATGAAATGTTTAGGAATTGTGGGTTTTTAGGCCCAGACGGAAAAGGGCTGGTATTGTATAGTAGTTGGTTACTAAATTTGGATCATGTGTGAAGTGCTCACAGCGGCTGGCCAAACAGCCCACACCCAGCTTTTTGATATGTTTGAAGTTTTCCATTAATAAAGCTTTTAACCCATGTTGGCACAGTTTAGAGAAACTTAAAAAATCCTGCAGTCGCTCTGCATCAAGTGTTTAATCAGCACAAATATAACTTCTGTTCCCTTCTTGCAGATTATCCACCCATGGCTCCAGATGGGAAACCAGAGCCCCTGTGAGAAGATGGCTTGTtcccacatgtgtgtgtttgcccggGGCCCCAAAGCTGTGTGCAAGTGTCCCTCTGGTCTTGTACTGGCTGAGGATAGGCTGACCTGTTCCGGTCTGGTCAACTCTGCGTTCCTGCTGATGCTGTCTCCATCCACTGTCACTCAGGTTTACTGTGATGCATATTTACACAAGAAGTCTTATCTGCTTTGGCAGAATAAAGTGGTATATTGGATATTGTTGAGAGTTAAGGGAATCAATACCACTAATCTATGCAGTAAATGTGAAGCTAAAAGCAGATGTACAAAGACTAAAAATGGTGGAAATGGCTGTTTGTTCTGCATGGAAACAAATCCATTTCCCAGcaccttttttaatatttaaagacCAGGATCTAAAACCCACAACTGCAGCACACGTTGTCTTGTCATTTGTAGACCTGTGTATGGAGTTAGGATCAATTGGATATAATGTTTAGACTTTTTATTGGTGTGTAATCTCCAACTAAAAATTGCCTTCATTAACTTAAAATGAGCAGATTATATCTACAGTGAGAGCAAGCCCCCGTCCACAgagccatgtttctacagtagcccagaagagacaaagagggCCTTTTGCATTTGTCACCTGGTGGCCAATATCGTTTTTCCTACACTTGGAAGGGGAGGGTATTCTTTTGGTTGCAGTCTGTAACCTCCTTATTCAAGTTCACCCAATCCTATACACTGCTATTTACCTCAATGGGTTATTTGCCAGCAGGCTGAGTTGACCTATTCCCCAATACAATTGCATAATACATCATTATGGCTGACTCTCAGCAGTGGCCTCTGAAcccatttcaaatgtttcttcCTCACCATTGATGCTGTGGCAGGAGGCGTGGTCTAATGTTgcctgtctgctctgattggatctgGTTATTGATTGGTCAAAAGTACAAATGCATGACAGATTTTATGAAgtaatgtactttgttacatcccacagctgcataaatgtttatattgctCAAAAAGTGATCATCTATTCTAAAGTGACATCTGCCAAATGGACATATTTTGGatttatgatttttcttttgcataAATGTATCTTTATTCCATATGTTTTCAGATCTACCTGCAGTCCCGACACACAGCAGTAGAGCTGAAGGGCTGGCCAGAACATCTGGCCCTGCAGCTGCCCAGTGTCAATGAAGCCGTCATCATGGACTACAACCCACGTGACCTCACCCTATTCTTGACCGATGATGGCACAAATTCACTCAGCGCCTTCAAACTGAAGGACTCGGACTTGGTGTCCCAGGGCCAGCTCCTCAAACTCCTGGGTAACACCATCACTGCTATGGCCCTGGACTGGGTGACGCTTAACATCTACTGGAGCAGCAATAAACAGCCCCGCCTGCAAGTCACCTCCATCATGGGAGCACACACTGCTGTTCTCATCAAGGAGGGTATTGAAAGAATCGGATCCATCGCTCTCCATCCTCCGACTGGGAGAGTTTGTTTCACCAACCTGGGTGTGCAAGGTGAAGGTGCTGCGGCTACTGTAGAGTGTGCAAACATGGCCGGTGCTGGGCAAAAGGTGGTGTGGAAGGATGCTGTCCAGCCCACATCCTTGGTCTTCTCCAGTAATGGGGATGCTATTTACTGGGCTGACTCTGGTAAgctttttattcacagttttgGAATAGTTCAGCAAGTTGTTACTAGCTGAGGCAGCATGGATGGTatcctgtttttgtgttttcatcttgaCAGAGTGGTCCTAGAGACACTTACTAAAGCAAGAATTGCCACAGCTTCACATCTGTGCAAGATATAGTcccaaaactgtaaaaacaaatcaaaatgaagaGTTGAAAGCTGGGTCTGACCCATTACTATTACTGAATAGCCGTCTCATCACAAGATGCCCTCTAGTTGAGATGTGATTTCATGCACTGAAAGTCTAAAGTGCTTTGGAATAAAGCTGTGCTTTGCTGTGTAGAAAAGTGGTAACATATCATGGATTCTGTCCCAGCTTTAGGAAGCATCGGCTCTGTCCAGCTCGATGGATCTGAATACAGAGAGGTGAAGGTTGGTGATGGCCTGGCTGCTGTGGCTCTGAGTGATGATACGCTGCTCTGGATGACTGTCAATGGTAAGGTATCTACTAAATGAAAAGGTATCTAATGTGTGGTCATCTTGACCATGAATATTTTTTCTGCATGGTGGGCACAATCTTTGTACTGTATCAGTAATTCAAGCCATACAAGAAGTTTCCTCAATAGGAAATTGTTGCAACGCACAAAGATAAAGCATCATTTGAATCTTATGACCTTTTTCCattgcatttagttttttcccaTGGCTTTTCCTCTCAGATAAGACCAGGCTCTGGTACCAAGACGAGCAGCAGCCGAGCAAGTTGTGGTTTGAAGTTGGCACACAAGTGGTCAGCATGAAGGCCTTCTCCAAGTCAAGTCAGTCTGGTAAGAACCACACATCAGGATACCTGGGTCATGAAGTGATAACTTCTTGTTGGTGTTAATATAGCATACATATACCCTTTCATATGGCTCCAAATGCAAGCTGAACCATAAGTCAACCATCACAAACACCAGCTGACCGACAGTCCACTTGCTTCAACAGGTTCTAACAAGTGCACAGAGAACAACGGCAACTGCCAGCATTTATGCCTCGCCACCTCAGAAGGCCGGACATGCAAGTGTGGCCATGATCACGTTCCTGTGAATGACACCCACTGCAGCCTGGCGCAGCACTGCCCAGCCGGCAGGAAGCCATGTCTGGATCGACTCTCGTGCGTTCCTGTTGAGAAGTTTTGTAACGGGCATGTGGACTGCTCCGACCATTCAGATGAGAACTGTGAGTCATTTGCTTTTTAACAAGCAATGAGACAAATTGATCAAAGTGAAGTAGATCAGTacattaataacattttacaaaaaacagCATGGCTTGTTTGCTGAAAAGATGAACTGTTGTCTCTGTAGGTGTTAATCTAATGCTGTGGTCGGGAGTCAAAACCTCTGCTCCCATCCAGCCTCACAGcgcccctcctcccccctccccttaCCCATCTCTGACTGAAACCATTGACCTGTACACCACCATGAATGTCAGCAGCCAGCTCGTGAACCTGGATGCCCAGCAGTGCAGCCAGAGACACTGCAGTAGCAATGGGCGCTGTGTGAAAAACGATGGAGAcaccacatgtgtgtgttcgcTGGGCTATAGTGGTGATTCCTGTCAGGACCATCTCCTGAAGACCATGCAGGGTCCCATCATCTATGGCGCTGCAGGGCTCTGTGTGGGAGTGGTGGTCATTGCTGTAATCGCAGTGCTGgtcaagaggaagaagagggccaACATGAGGTTGTTTATCTAATTAAGTAAAACCCATCCTGTCGCAACACAAAACCTTTCCACCTTATTAGACTCCACATTTTGAAATAAGCTGAGCTGTATAATTCACTACCTTTTTTGAGCTAAATGCATATATCATGTGTATACATATTTACAAGGACTTTGCTAATATCATGGGATAGAAGGTGAAGatgcaaatattaaattatatactTCTAAGAACTCTTGTCATCAAGTCAGCTAATTTAATTTGTCATGACAAACTATttatactgtgtttttaaaaaaaaaaacttttataaaGTGCTTCAGACATAAACTGAGAATATATGCAGTGCaattacaaattaaatcaaGTAAATGCAAAACAAGATCAAATGAATTAAATGCCTGGTTAAAAGCAGTATGacaaacaattacaaaataaagtGCTTGCTGACATGCTCACATGACTATATCAACATGCTGATATTTAGCAGGTGTTTACCATGTACCACATCAGTTGTATTGTCAAATTTTAAGCTGTTTACCTGATTGCAATGATAGTGGTGAAAGATTCAACCTCAAGGCACCATGAATATCTATATAAAACTTCATGGCCGATGCTGGTCGTGTTAAATGTAACAACGTGTGATCCTTTCCTAGCACAGGGACATGACTGGTTATAGAACTTCCAACTGATCCAACAAATGTTGATCAGTCTGAACCTGAGCGGACTGATGTCATCCATAGAGCTACATCACCAGCTAgctacaaacatttaaaatggacAGATAATGTCTTATGTCAACTTTAGAAAGATTGAACTATGTATTTATGGTCCAACTATAGCTACAGTTCACTATATAGAGGTAGCAGGAGTGTATTATTTGTACGTCTTTCTGATTTGTATTTCTTTCCTTCAGGGGAGCTAGCTCAGCAGCTGTGAAGGAAACGTGTATGACAGACATGGAGAACAAAGCTGAGACCACCCCTAGTACAAAATCTGCAGTCCAAGAGAAGCCAGAGGTGGACCTCCCAAAAACCAGTTACTAGCAGGTTCCcggtttgtctctgtgttggatgagtaacttttttttttccttttctgcagGACGTGGCACCATCTGTTGACTGATGAGGATGGCAAGcagtgttttaaataaacagttttcattttccacGGTTTCTTGTGAAGTTATTTGAGCATCATTTGTCAGACCACCAATGATGTCTTGCTCTGGCCTGTAAAAGATAATCCCTGAGTTATGGCCATGACTTGGTTATTAGGGAGAGATATTCTGCACAGAGTATGATGACGGACATCAAGGAGTGAGCACTCTAACTATAGAAGGAGAGATCAActgaagaaaatctgagatGGGGTTATTGGCACAAAAACTTATCTTCCTTGTGAGCTCCAAAAATCCTCCACAGGGTACATGTTCTGTATCACATACGTTGATGACTGCAActaatatttttatttagatttaatttgctgattaattttgttttataaaataagcattttaatgcaaatgtCTGGTCCAAAAAAcagggggcactggcccc belongs to Hippoglossus stenolepis isolate QCI-W04-F060 chromosome 9, HSTE1.2, whole genome shotgun sequence and includes:
- the lrp13 gene encoding low-density lipoprotein receptor-related protein 2 isoform X1; amino-acid sequence: MAGSSSPSPHSGGPSVCIGLTWHQYKMQPFHSQPHLAWSVSSQVMAVFLFLCALLLLFSRSLQGEPVVSAGSSHLKCNLGSKLCKDGSECILHRTVCDGEPDCRDGSDEEDCPTECNRDQFRCAHGKKCIEKDQVCDGVPQCQDRSDELQCMKRMDGCVHHCDNKNRCLPANFLCDGERDCLDGTDEANCEDLEEEEYKVEERTRVPSKPHLPVATAIVKCSLSARPCKNNAGCVLYNHICDGEADCSDGSDEEECVSTCETNQFQCAHGKKCIEQSQVCDGAPQCQDRSDELDCTMHMDGCAHQCDDKSRCIPNNFICDGEKDCLDGSDEANCAEESCSATELKCTSGQCVSATMRCDGHPDCWDRSDEEGCANALVCTTKHRCPVSKECLVQEWICDGYQDCKDGTDEKDCPVAPLTCGEFQWSCKSKTMCVPMAWRCDGMKDCDDGSDETKCEMVPCLPHQFQCGSRECLEPSLVCNGMTNCADGSDEGGSCQINCAEKDERRCSQSCYNTPQGPRCSCSAGYRLMEDGMTCADVDECEGLSSGVCSQLCINTPGSYRCDCHPGYIMEADGHHCKITGEPYLLSSVQTDLIVFGLRSGSMDMLSSTAKKAILSVDYDWRGQRVFWVSLDTGSIRWSSMDQKNTGTLIKGVRADSVAVDWLGRNLYWIDGVNSKIVAIRLATGTAKSQDQTVILDEDLDQPRSLALLPQKGLMFWTEIGTVVKIERAGMDGSERVAVVNSSLGWPGGVAVDTSSDRVYWTDERLGAIGSATFDGDDIRILQMKETSSPFSLAVFNDMLYWSDAKKRVVQVAHKISGKRHQVLLKRQRQPFGVKIIHPWLQMGNQSPCEKMACSHMCVFARGPKAVCKCPSGLVLAEDRLTCSGLVNSAFLLMLSPSTVTQIYLQSRHTAVELKGWPEHLALQLPSVNEAVIMDYNPRDLTLFLTDDGTNSLSAFKLKDSDLVSQGQLLKLLGNTITAMALDWVTLNIYWSSNKQPRLQVTSIMGAHTAVLIKEGIERIGSIALHPPTGRVCFTNLGVQGEGAAATVECANMAGAGQKVVWKDAVQPTSLVFSSNGDAIYWADSALGSIGSVQLDGSEYREVKVGDGLAAVALSDDTLLWMTVNDKTRLWYQDEQQPSKLWFEVGTQVVSMKAFSKSSQSGSNKCTENNGNCQHLCLATSEGRTCKCGHDHVPVNDTHCSLAQHCPAGRKPCLDRLSCVPVEKFCNGHVDCSDHSDENCVNLMLWSGVKTSAPIQPHSAPPPPSPYPSLTETIDLYTTMNVSSQLVNLDAQQCSQRHCSSNGRCVKNDGDTTCVCSLGYSGDSCQDHLLKTMQGPIIYGAAGLCVGVVVIAVIAVLVKRKKRANMRGASSAAVKETCMTDMENKAETTPSTKSAVQEKPEDVAPSVD
- the lrp13 gene encoding low-density lipoprotein receptor-related protein 2 isoform X2, which translates into the protein MAGSSSPSPHSGGPSVCIGLTWHQYKMQPFHSQPHLAWSVSSQVMAVFLFLCALLLLFSRSLQVVSAGSSHLKCNLGSKLCKDGSECILHRTVCDGEPDCRDGSDEEDCPTECNRDQFRCAHGKKCIEKDQVCDGVPQCQDRSDELQCMKRMDGCVHHCDNKNRCLPANFLCDGERDCLDGTDEANCEDLEEEEYKVEERTRVPSKPHLPVATAIVKCSLSARPCKNNAGCVLYNHICDGEADCSDGSDEEECVSTCETNQFQCAHGKKCIEQSQVCDGAPQCQDRSDELDCTMHMDGCAHQCDDKSRCIPNNFICDGEKDCLDGSDEANCAEESCSATELKCTSGQCVSATMRCDGHPDCWDRSDEEGCANALVCTTKHRCPVSKECLVQEWICDGYQDCKDGTDEKDCPVAPLTCGEFQWSCKSKTMCVPMAWRCDGMKDCDDGSDETKCEMVPCLPHQFQCGSRECLEPSLVCNGMTNCADGSDEGGSCQINCAEKDERRCSQSCYNTPQGPRCSCSAGYRLMEDGMTCADVDECEGLSSGVCSQLCINTPGSYRCDCHPGYIMEADGHHCKITGEPYLLSSVQTDLIVFGLRSGSMDMLSSTAKKAILSVDYDWRGQRVFWVSLDTGSIRWSSMDQKNTGTLIKGVRADSVAVDWLGRNLYWIDGVNSKIVAIRLATGTAKSQDQTVILDEDLDQPRSLALLPQKGLMFWTEIGTVVKIERAGMDGSERVAVVNSSLGWPGGVAVDTSSDRVYWTDERLGAIGSATFDGDDIRILQMKETSSPFSLAVFNDMLYWSDAKKRVVQVAHKISGKRHQVLLKRQRQPFGVKIIHPWLQMGNQSPCEKMACSHMCVFARGPKAVCKCPSGLVLAEDRLTCSGLVNSAFLLMLSPSTVTQIYLQSRHTAVELKGWPEHLALQLPSVNEAVIMDYNPRDLTLFLTDDGTNSLSAFKLKDSDLVSQGQLLKLLGNTITAMALDWVTLNIYWSSNKQPRLQVTSIMGAHTAVLIKEGIERIGSIALHPPTGRVCFTNLGVQGEGAAATVECANMAGAGQKVVWKDAVQPTSLVFSSNGDAIYWADSALGSIGSVQLDGSEYREVKVGDGLAAVALSDDTLLWMTVNDKTRLWYQDEQQPSKLWFEVGTQVVSMKAFSKSSQSGSNKCTENNGNCQHLCLATSEGRTCKCGHDHVPVNDTHCSLAQHCPAGRKPCLDRLSCVPVEKFCNGHVDCSDHSDENCVNLMLWSGVKTSAPIQPHSAPPPPSPYPSLTETIDLYTTMNVSSQLVNLDAQQCSQRHCSSNGRCVKNDGDTTCVCSLGYSGDSCQDHLLKTMQGPIIYGAAGLCVGVVVIAVIAVLVKRKKRANMRGASSAAVKETCMTDMENKAETTPSTKSAVQEKPEDVAPSVD
- the lrp13 gene encoding low-density lipoprotein receptor-related protein 2 isoform X3, whose amino-acid sequence is MAGSSSPSPHSGGPSVCIGLTWHQYKMQPFHSQPHLAWSVSSQVMAVFLFLCALLLLFSRSLQAGSSHLKCNLGSKLCKDGSECILHRTVCDGEPDCRDGSDEEDCPTECNRDQFRCAHGKKCIEKDQVCDGVPQCQDRSDELQCMKRMDGCVHHCDNKNRCLPANFLCDGERDCLDGTDEANCEDLEEEEYKVEERTRVPSKPHLPVATAIVKCSLSARPCKNNAGCVLYNHICDGEADCSDGSDEEECVSTCETNQFQCAHGKKCIEQSQVCDGAPQCQDRSDELDCTMHMDGCAHQCDDKSRCIPNNFICDGEKDCLDGSDEANCAEESCSATELKCTSGQCVSATMRCDGHPDCWDRSDEEGCANALVCTTKHRCPVSKECLVQEWICDGYQDCKDGTDEKDCPVAPLTCGEFQWSCKSKTMCVPMAWRCDGMKDCDDGSDETKCEMVPCLPHQFQCGSRECLEPSLVCNGMTNCADGSDEGGSCQINCAEKDERRCSQSCYNTPQGPRCSCSAGYRLMEDGMTCADVDECEGLSSGVCSQLCINTPGSYRCDCHPGYIMEADGHHCKITGEPYLLSSVQTDLIVFGLRSGSMDMLSSTAKKAILSVDYDWRGQRVFWVSLDTGSIRWSSMDQKNTGTLIKGVRADSVAVDWLGRNLYWIDGVNSKIVAIRLATGTAKSQDQTVILDEDLDQPRSLALLPQKGLMFWTEIGTVVKIERAGMDGSERVAVVNSSLGWPGGVAVDTSSDRVYWTDERLGAIGSATFDGDDIRILQMKETSSPFSLAVFNDMLYWSDAKKRVVQVAHKISGKRHQVLLKRQRQPFGVKIIHPWLQMGNQSPCEKMACSHMCVFARGPKAVCKCPSGLVLAEDRLTCSGLVNSAFLLMLSPSTVTQIYLQSRHTAVELKGWPEHLALQLPSVNEAVIMDYNPRDLTLFLTDDGTNSLSAFKLKDSDLVSQGQLLKLLGNTITAMALDWVTLNIYWSSNKQPRLQVTSIMGAHTAVLIKEGIERIGSIALHPPTGRVCFTNLGVQGEGAAATVECANMAGAGQKVVWKDAVQPTSLVFSSNGDAIYWADSALGSIGSVQLDGSEYREVKVGDGLAAVALSDDTLLWMTVNDKTRLWYQDEQQPSKLWFEVGTQVVSMKAFSKSSQSGSNKCTENNGNCQHLCLATSEGRTCKCGHDHVPVNDTHCSLAQHCPAGRKPCLDRLSCVPVEKFCNGHVDCSDHSDENCVNLMLWSGVKTSAPIQPHSAPPPPSPYPSLTETIDLYTTMNVSSQLVNLDAQQCSQRHCSSNGRCVKNDGDTTCVCSLGYSGDSCQDHLLKTMQGPIIYGAAGLCVGVVVIAVIAVLVKRKKRANMRGASSAAVKETCMTDMENKAETTPSTKSAVQEKPEDVAPSVD